GTCTCGGGCGTAAAGATGACGTGCTTCGTATAGTGCCCGATCTCCCCGTCGCCTTCGGTGGCGATCGCGATGATCGGAGACTTGCGCGCCATCGATTCCTCAATGTTGGAGATGGTCTTCTCCCAGAGGGCGTTCTTCGGGACAAGGGCAACCACCGGCAGCTCCTTGTCCAGCAGCGCGATCGGCCCGTGCTTCATCTCGCCCGCGGGATAGGCCTCCGCGTGGAGATAGGATATCTCCTTCAGCTTCAGCGCACCCTCAAGCGCAGGCGGATAGGCGAGGCCGCGTCCGATGAAGAAGAAGCCGCGCGCGTCCGCGAAATCGCGGGCCAGCGCCTCGATCTCCTTCTCCTTGGAAAGCATCGTCGCAAGCTTGCCGGGAATATCCATCAGCGCCGCGGTGAGCCGTCTCTCCGTATCGGGCTTCAGATCGCCGCGCAGCTTCGCGAGATAGAGGCCGAGCAGCGTCAGTACCGTCATCTGCGCGGTGAAGGTCTTCGTCGCCGCGACGCCGATCTCCGGGCCGGCGGGGGTGATCAGCGCCTCTCCCACCTCGCGGTGGATCGTCGAGCCGCGTACATTCGTGATCACCAGACACTTCGCGCCGTGCTCCTTCGCGAGACGCGCCGCGTGCAGCGTGTCCGCCGTCTCTCCCGACTGAGAGACGAACACCGCCAGCGTCTCCTCGTCGATCGGGATATTCCGGTACCTGTACTCCGAGGCCACCTCGGTGCGTATCTCAAAATTGCCGAGCGTCTCCATAATATGCGCCGCGACGACCGTCGCGTAATGTGAGGTGCCGCAGGCGACAAAGTGGATCTTCCGCCACTTCGTCGCGTCCTCCTTCGTCCAGCCAAGCTCCTTGCTGAGATCGACGCTCTCGCCCGCTACGCGCCCCAGCAGCGTATGCGCCACAACCTCGGGCTGCTCGTGGATCTCCTTGAGCATGAAGTGCGGGTAAGCGCCGCGGTTCGTCATCGCCGCGTCCCAATCGAGGTGCATCGACTCCTTCGGATGTTCCGCGCCGTTGAAGTCAAAGAACTTGCAGCCCTCTTTCGTTATCTGCGCCATCTCATCGTCGTCCATAAACCAGACGTCGCGCGTATATTCCAGCAGCGCCGTAGGGTCGGAGGCGCAGAAGCCCTCGTTCTCCGCGTGGCCCACGACCAGCGGCGAGCCCTTGCGGGCCACCCATATCTCGTTCGGCTTGTCATAGAACATGATGACGAGCGCGAAGGCGCCGCGGATGCGCTTCGTCAGCTTTACGATCGCCGCCTTCGGGTCCCCGGCGTAGACATAGCCGAGGTACTGCACGGCGGATTCCGTATCCGTCTCCGTGTGGAACTTTATCCCGTGCGCCTCAAGGTCGGCGCGTATCTCGCGCGCGTTTTCGATGATGCCGTTATGCACCAGCACCACGCGGTTATCGCTTGAGACATGGGGATGGGCGTTGTTCTCCGTCACGCCGCCGTGGGTCGCCCAGCGGGTGTGGCCGATGCCGAAATCGCCCGTGAAATGTTCCTTCGCGACCCTCTCCGCAAGCGCGGAGACCCTGCCGATCGTGCGGAGCTCCGATATTTTAT
This is a stretch of genomic DNA from Cloacibacillus sp.. It encodes these proteins:
- the glmS gene encoding glutamine--fructose-6-phosphate transaminase (isomerizing), producing the protein MCGIMGYIGDRDTTKVILEGLAKHEYRGYDSAGIAVIKDNKISELRTIGRVSALAERVAKEHFTGDFGIGHTRWATHGGVTENNAHPHVSSDNRVVLVHNGIIENAREIRADLEAHGIKFHTETDTESAVQYLGYVYAGDPKAAIVKLTKRIRGAFALVIMFYDKPNEIWVARKGSPLVVGHAENEGFCASDPTALLEYTRDVWFMDDDEMAQITKEGCKFFDFNGAEHPKESMHLDWDAAMTNRGAYPHFMLKEIHEQPEVVAHTLLGRVAGESVDLSKELGWTKEDATKWRKIHFVACGTSHYATVVAAHIMETLGNFEIRTEVASEYRYRNIPIDEETLAVFVSQSGETADTLHAARLAKEHGAKCLVITNVRGSTIHREVGEALITPAGPEIGVAATKTFTAQMTVLTLLGLYLAKLRGDLKPDTERRLTAALMDIPGKLATMLSKEKEIEALARDFADARGFFFIGRGLAYPPALEGALKLKEISYLHAEAYPAGEMKHGPIALLDKELPVVALVPKNALWEKTISNIEESMARKSPIIAIATEGDGEIGHYTKHVIFTPETEPELFPFIAIIPLQLFAYYIARQRGCDIDMPRNLAKSVTVE